DNA sequence from the Chthoniobacterales bacterium genome:
AAGGATTTGCCGGCGAGGAAAAGGCAGCTGTTGGATCGTTTGGCGCAGGAAGGCGCCCCGCCTTTCTTGGCGGCCATCAGCCTTTGGGAGGCGCAGATGCTCTATCGCAAGGGCCGTTTGCGGCTGGAAATGGATTTCCCCCTGTGGCTCAGCCAAGCATCGGATCCGTCCGTGGTGCATGTGCTGCCTTTGGATACCTCCGTGGTTTTGGCCTTGGACAAGCTGCCCGAACGATTTCATGGCGATCCGGCGGACCGGATCATCGTAGCTACGGCCAAAGCCCACGG
Encoded proteins:
- a CDS encoding type II toxin-antitoxin system VapC family toxin, whose product is MSVLLDSHVWIWWLTGQKDLPARKRQLLDRLAQEGAPPFLAAISLWEAQMLYRKGRLRLEMDFPLWLSQASDPSVVHVLPLDTSVVLALDKLPERFHGDPADRIIVATAKAHGLELVTEDRSIRKSRVVKVL